CTGATTGTCGCGCTCCAGCGGGAGGGCGCGCTGGTGGGCCTGCACTGCTGCGGCAACACGGACTGGAGCGCGCTGCTGGACGCGCAGGCGGACTTGTTGTCGCTGGACGTGCGGCTGTCGCTCGACGCGATGCTGGAGGAGAAGGACGCGCTGGAGCGCTACCTTCATTCGGGCGCGACGCTGAGCCTGGGCATCATCCCCACGGACCTCGCGTCGACGTACGAGGTGACGGAGCTGGCGGACTCGGTGGAGGCGTCGCTGAAGGCCGCGCTGCCGCGGGGCTTCTCGTTCCCCCGGGCCGTGTCCACGGTGCTGCTGACGCCAGCGTGCGGATTGGCGATGCGCTCGGTGCAGGACGCGGAGCGCATCCTCGCGGAGCTGAAGGTGGCCCAGCGCAGGTTGCGAGGCGCGCTCGAGGCGGAGCGCCCCGTGCTGCACTCGCCGCCGCCCCACTGACTTGTCACGCGGGTGGGCCCGGTGCGGTCACGGGCCCACGCGTCGGGTGGCTACTGACGGCCGAGCTTCAGCTCGCGCTCGGCTTGTTGCCAGTCCTGCTCGTGGTTGCCGGGCTTGCCTCCGCGGGCCATGTAGATTTCGTAGGCGCGCCGGGCAATCTGCTCGTGGGAGATGTCGGAGCGTGCGTGAGGGCCCTGCGGCTCGTGCGCGTGTTCCGCGTGCGGGGGTTGGGTGTGCGGGGTCGACTTGGGAGCGTTGTTTCGAGCCATCGGGACGCCTCCGGTGAAAGGGCGCGCGAAGCTTGAGTCGCGTGCGTGAC
This genomic stretch from Myxococcus fulvus harbors:
- a CDS encoding DUF2934 domain-containing protein; translated protein: MARNNAPKSTPHTQPPHAEHAHEPQGPHARSDISHEQIARRAYEIYMARGGKPGNHEQDWQQAERELKLGRQ